One Pocillopora verrucosa isolate sample1 chromosome 10, ASM3666991v2, whole genome shotgun sequence genomic window carries:
- the LOC131791191 gene encoding mesoderm posterior protein 1-like yields the protein MAVEKLQAQSKAGVNRKKKRRRKPRLTGLSKQRQTANARERSRMRSISAAMLELRYHLPSSFAPKEKKLSKIQTLRFAIRYIGDLFEVLQKGQESDSETSFVESESNTVREGRFKADSYDRRQRFKIERDNPSCMYLKEALSQTYL from the coding sequence ATGGCTGTTGAGAAGTTACAAGCGCAAAGCAAAGCAGGagtaaatagaaagaaaaaacgGCGCAGAAAGCCGCGGCTTACTGGTCTGAGCAAGCAGAGACAGACAGCGAATGCTCGAGAACGTTCTCGGATGAGGAGTATCAGCGCCGCTATGTTAGAACTAAGGTATCACCTGCCTTCGTCCTTCGCTCCTAAAGAGAAGAAACTGTCCAAAATACAAACACTGCGCTTTGCAATCCGCTACATTGGAGACCTGTTTGAGGTGCTTCAGAAAGGCCAGGAGTCAGATAGTGAAACAAGCTTTGTTGAGAGTGAATCAAACACCGTGAGAGAGGGTCGGTTCAAAGCCGACAGTTATGATAGACGACAGCGTTTCAAGATTGAACGAGATAATCCGTCGTGTATGTATTTGAAAGAAGCCCTGTCTCAAACCTATCTGTAA
- the LOC131791177 gene encoding uncharacterized protein, which produces MDTVYSESGSTEDQKSSHVRPENSTIETERGPLSAGLRETRTKQIFKVMQYLGLVQGERWRKFGLIFILVIVVITWMPPTFLAICVQKNPTMSSPSGLPTILLLSGLALSHHFGAYYGFKHRKRLERNISLAIERANFCRTCLIVIVTFVMLTLSYLVLLIYLYVTQSIRPIPWLQIGFIYFLGYIYSGAIGVAMNLAFSASCAAVKIRITDFQDKFENWSEGLREALVEYQKLCDFMNEEIESIKWWLLANIVTFIVNWLVNFQLWQILGGEDHGDVVRLVFYNCSWSQPLPAPKLLLNNGLITGCEVLFSCLVFFFFMSPLYWAATVTIQCNKFREWVSRTIVQTDERPLGNFNVESLDFFINRVQMANYFAFRLFGINVTKVLLSVTGLMTTVQVVLGIVTKKLLPS; this is translated from the coding sequence ATGGACACTGTTTATAGTGAAAGTGGTTCGACTGAAGACCAGAAATCAAGCCATGTCCGGCCGGAAAATTCTACTATCGAAACCGAAAGAGGACCTTTGAGTGCTGGCCTCCGTgagacaagaacaaaacagatCTTCAAAGTAATGCAATATTTGGGTCTTGTTCAGGGAGAAAGATGGAGAAAATTCGGGCTCATTTTTATTCTGGTGATTGTTGTTATAACATGGATGCCACCAACTTTTCTAGCGATCTGCGTACAGAAAAACCCAACTATGTCCTCACCAAGTGGCTTACCGACCATCTTGTTACTCTCGGGCCTTGCTCTATCGCATCATTTCGGAGCCTATTACGGGTTCAAGCATCGTAAAAGACTGGAAAGGAACATAAGTTTGGCCATCGAGCGAGCGAATTTCTGCCGAACATGCCTGATCGTGATCGTGACGTTTGTAATGTTGACTTTGTCGTATCTCGTTCTTTTGATCTACTTGTATGTCACGCAGTCGATTCGCCCCATTCCGTGGCTTCAGATTGGCTTTATCTATTTCCTTGGGTATATTTACAGCGGTGCAATAGGTGTAGCAATGAATCTAGCTTTTAGTGCATCGTGCGCCGCCGTCAAAATCAGGATCACCGACTTCCAGGACAAGTTCGAAAACTGGTCCGAGGGACTTCGGGAGGCTCTTGTCGAGTATCAAAAACTCTGCGATTTCATGAACGAAGAAATCGAATCAATCAAATGGTGGCTATTGGCTAATATCGTCACTTTTATTGTCAACTGGCTGGTCAATTTTCAATTGTGGCAGATTCTAGGGGGCGAAGATCATGGTGATGTGGTGAGGTTAGTGTTTTACAACTGTTCGTGGAGCCAGCCTCTTCCTGCACCGAAGTTGCTCCTTAATAACGGACTCATCACTGGCTGCGAGGTGCTTTTCTCCTGTCtggtcttcttcttcttcatgtCGCCACTCTACTGGGCTGCCACGGTAACCATCCAGTGCAACAAGTTCCGCGAATGGGTCAGCCGCACTATAGTACAAACAGATGAGAGACCTCTCGGGAATTTCAATGTCGAGTCGCTAGATTTCTTCATCAACCGGGTGCAGATGGcaaattattttgctttcaGACTATTCGGGATTAATGTTACCAAGGTGCTTTTATCGGTGACAGGTTTAATGACCACTGTGCAGGTTGTACTAGGTATCGTGACGAAAAAACTGCTACCCTCTTAG
- the LOC131791200 gene encoding uncharacterized protein: MDTVCSESGSTEDQKLNHVLPEKFSIETERGPLSAGLRETRTKQIFKVMQYLGLVQGDRWRKFGRIFILVIVVITWMPPTFLAICVQKNPIMSSPSGLPTILLLLGLALSHHFGAYYGFKHRKRLRRNISLAIERANFCRTCLIVIVTFAMLTLSYLFLLIHLYVTQSIRPIPWLQIGFIYFLGYIYCGAIGVAMNLAFSASCTAVKIRIIDLQDKLKNWSEGLREALIEYHELCDFMNEEIESIKWWLLANIVTFIVNWLVNFQLWQILGGEGQGDVMRLVFYNCSWSQPLPAPKLLLMNGLITGCEVLFSCLVFFFFMSPLYWAATVTLQCNRFREWVNRTIIQTDERPLGNFNVESLDFFINRVQMASYFAFRLFGINVTKALLSVTGLMTTVKVVLGIVTKKLLPS, translated from the coding sequence ATGGACACTGTTTGTAGTGAAAGTGGTTCGACTGAAGACCAGAAGTTAAACCATGTCCTACCAGAAAAATTTTCTATCGAAACCGAAAGAGGACCTTTGAGTGCTGGCCTCCGTgagacaagaacaaaacagatCTTCAAAGTAATGCAGTATTTGGGTCTTGTTCAAGGAGACAGATGGAGAAAATTCGGGCGCATTTTTATTCTGGTGATTGTTGTTATAACATGGATGCCACCAACTTTTCTGGCGATCTGCGTACAGAAAAACCCAATTATGTCCTCACCAAGTGGCTTACCGACAATTTTGTTGCTCTTGGGCCTTGCTCTATCGCATCACTTCGGAGCCTATTACGGGTTCAAGCATCGTAAAAGACTGAGAAGGAACATAAGTTTGGCCATCGAACGAGCGAATTTCTGCCGAACATGCCTGATCGTGATCGTGACGTTTGCAATGTTGACTTTGTCGTATCTCTTTCTTTTAATCCACTTGTATGTCACGCAGTCGATTCGCCCCATTCCGTGGCTTCAGATTGGCTTTATCTATTTCCTTGGGTATATTTACTGCGGTGCAATAGGTGTAGCAATGAACTTAGCTTTTAGTGCATCGTGCACCGCTGTCAAAATCAGGATCATCGACCTCCAGGACAAGTTGAAAAACTGGTCTGAAGGACTTCGAGAGGCTCTTATCGAGTATCACGAACTCTGCGATTTCATGAACGAAGAAATCGAATCAATCAAATGGTGGCTATTGGCTAATATCGTCACTTTTATTGTCAACTGGCTGGTCAATTTTCAATTGTGGCAAATTCTGGGAGGCGAAGGTCAAGGTGATGTGATGAGGTTAGTGTTTTACAACTGTTCGTGGAGCCAGCCTCTTCCTGCGCCGAAGTTGCTCCTTATGAACGGACTCATCACTGGCTGTGAGGTGCTTTTCTCCTGTCtagtcttcttcttcttcatgtCGCCACTCTACTGGGCTGCTACGGTAACCTTGCAGTGCAACAGGTTCCGCGAATGGGTCAACCGCACTATAATACAAACAGATGAGAGACCTCTCGGGAATTTCAATGTCGAGTCGCTAGATTTCTTCATCAACCGGGTGCAGATGGCTAGTTATTTTGCTTTCAGACTATTTGGGATTAATGTTACTAAGGCGCTTTTATCGGTGACAGGTTTAATGACCACTGTGAAGGTTGTACTAGGTATCGTGACGAAAAAACTGCTGCCCTCTTAG